In Thioalkalivibrio paradoxus ARh 1, the following are encoded in one genomic region:
- a CDS encoding heavy metal translocating P-type ATPase: MERRLSAPRPTRLELPVGGMSCASCVARVENAIRAVPGVQDASVNLATGQASVDLGTASAQAVVAAVAAAGYEPASEELRVVVRGMSCASCVGRVEDALRALPGVLEADVNLAAETARIRYLPAQVAPADVLAAVEAAGYDASLPEAGPDPVDRERSARAAEHRTLKRSLTLAAALTLPIFVIDMGGHLIPAFHHAVHDTLGTGNLYLLFFLLASGVQFGPGLRFYRKGWPALIQAAPDMNSLVMLGTSAAYGYSVVATFLPGWLPEGTVHVYYEASAVIITLVLLGRFLEARARGATSEAIRKLAGLRPRTARLHRAGEIVEVDVAQLRPGDRVLVRPGERLPVDGEVVEGSSWVDESMITGEPLPVLKEPGAAVVGGTVNGQGSLTFSTTRVGSDTVLAQIIRMVEAAQGSKLPIQALVDRVTRYFVPVVIAIAVLTFGVWLAFGPAPALTLALVNAVAVLIIACPCAMGLATPTSIMVGTGKGAEIGVLFRGGDALQALRAVEVIALDKTGTLTEGRPEVLGIETAPGFDTDDVLRLAAGVELHSEHPMARAILRAAEHRGLQPGAAQGFTAEAGQGARAEVEGRRVLVGSARLLAAEGIDSRDLADALAGIAAGAVATPLFVAVDGHAAAVLAVADPLKASAGSAVERLHAQGLEVVMITGDQRGTAEAIARELGIDRVVAEVLPEGKVAALRELQQSGRRVAFVGDGINDAPALAQAQVGIAIGSGTDVAMESADVVLMSDNLLGIANAIALSRATLRNIRQNLFWAFVYNATLLPVAAGVLYPFIGLLLSPMFAALAMAFSSVSVVTNALRLKRFRPPAPA; encoded by the coding sequence ATGGAACGCCGCTTGAGCGCTCCGCGTCCGACCCGACTGGAACTCCCGGTCGGCGGGATGAGCTGTGCATCGTGCGTGGCACGGGTCGAGAACGCGATTCGCGCGGTTCCCGGGGTGCAGGATGCCAGCGTGAACCTGGCCACCGGACAGGCGAGCGTCGACCTCGGCACGGCCAGCGCCCAGGCGGTCGTTGCCGCCGTGGCGGCCGCCGGCTACGAGCCCGCAAGCGAAGAGCTCCGCGTCGTGGTGCGCGGCATGAGCTGCGCATCCTGCGTGGGGCGTGTGGAAGACGCGTTGCGCGCGCTGCCGGGAGTACTCGAGGCCGACGTGAATCTCGCGGCCGAGACCGCCCGGATCCGGTATCTGCCCGCCCAGGTGGCCCCGGCCGACGTGCTCGCTGCGGTCGAGGCGGCCGGTTACGACGCCAGCCTGCCGGAGGCGGGCCCGGACCCGGTCGATCGGGAACGCTCGGCGCGGGCCGCCGAACACCGCACGCTGAAGCGCAGCCTGACGCTTGCGGCCGCACTGACGCTGCCGATCTTCGTGATCGACATGGGTGGGCACCTGATTCCCGCATTTCATCATGCGGTGCACGATACCCTGGGCACCGGGAACCTGTACCTGCTGTTTTTCCTGCTCGCGTCGGGGGTGCAGTTCGGTCCGGGCCTGCGTTTCTATCGCAAGGGCTGGCCGGCGCTGATCCAGGCGGCGCCGGACATGAACTCTCTGGTGATGCTCGGCACCTCGGCCGCCTACGGGTACTCGGTGGTTGCGACCTTCCTGCCGGGATGGCTTCCCGAGGGCACGGTGCATGTGTACTACGAGGCCTCGGCGGTGATCATCACCCTGGTGCTGCTCGGGCGGTTCCTCGAGGCCAGGGCCCGGGGCGCGACCTCCGAGGCCATCCGCAAACTGGCAGGACTGCGACCACGCACCGCACGCCTGCACCGTGCCGGCGAGATCGTGGAAGTGGATGTGGCACAGCTACGCCCGGGCGACCGGGTGCTGGTCCGGCCAGGGGAGCGGCTGCCGGTCGACGGGGAGGTCGTTGAGGGCAGCTCCTGGGTCGACGAGTCGATGATTACCGGAGAACCGCTGCCGGTGCTGAAGGAACCCGGGGCAGCGGTCGTGGGCGGCACGGTGAACGGGCAGGGCAGTCTGACCTTTAGCACCACCCGGGTCGGCAGCGATACCGTGCTGGCGCAGATCATCCGCATGGTCGAAGCCGCCCAGGGCTCCAAGCTGCCGATCCAGGCCCTGGTGGATCGGGTCACGCGGTATTTCGTTCCGGTGGTGATCGCGATCGCGGTGCTGACCTTCGGAGTGTGGCTCGCATTCGGACCGGCGCCGGCGCTGACGCTCGCGCTGGTGAATGCGGTGGCGGTGCTGATCATCGCCTGCCCCTGCGCAATGGGGTTGGCCACGCCGACGTCGATCATGGTCGGGACCGGCAAGGGGGCGGAGATCGGCGTGCTGTTCCGTGGCGGCGATGCGCTGCAGGCGTTACGGGCGGTCGAGGTGATCGCGCTGGACAAGACCGGCACGCTGACCGAGGGGCGGCCGGAAGTGCTGGGCATCGAGACCGCACCGGGCTTCGACACGGACGACGTGCTGCGCCTTGCCGCTGGAGTCGAGCTCCATTCGGAGCATCCGATGGCCCGGGCCATCCTGCGCGCGGCCGAGCACCGGGGATTGCAGCCGGGCGCTGCGCAGGGGTTCACGGCAGAGGCAGGGCAGGGCGCCCGCGCCGAGGTCGAAGGGCGCCGGGTGCTGGTGGGGTCGGCACGGCTGCTGGCCGCGGAGGGCATCGACTCCCGCGACCTCGCCGACGCGCTTGCCGGCATTGCCGCGGGCGCTGTGGCGACCCCCTTGTTCGTCGCCGTCGATGGCCATGCCGCAGCCGTGCTCGCGGTTGCCGATCCGCTGAAAGCGAGCGCAGGCAGCGCGGTCGAGCGCTTGCATGCACAGGGGCTGGAGGTGGTGATGATCACCGGTGACCAGCGCGGCACCGCCGAAGCGATTGCGCGCGAACTCGGCATCGACCGGGTCGTGGCCGAAGTCCTGCCCGAGGGCAAGGTGGCAGCGCTGCGCGAACTGCAGCAGAGCGGGCGCCGGGTCGCGTTCGTCGGCGACGGGATCAACGATGCGCCTGCGCTGGCGCAGGCGCAGGTTGGAATCGCGATCGGTTCGGGCACCGATGTCGCGATGGAGTCGGCCGATGTGGTGCTGATGTCCGACAACCTGCTGGGGATTGCCAACGCGATCGCACTATCGCGGGCGACGCTGCGCAACATCCGGCAGAACCTGTTCTGGGCATTCGTCTACAACGCGACGCTGCTGCCGGTCGCGGCCGGAGTTCTGTACCCGTTCATCGGCCTGCTGCTGTCGCCGATGTTCGCGGCGCTGGCGATGGCGTTCTCCAGCGTCAGCGTCGTGACCAATGCGCTGCGTCTGAAACGCTTTCGGCCGCCGGCACCGGCCTGA
- the nagZ gene encoding beta-N-acetylhexosaminidase, with protein MLGITGLELTPEDRERLLHPATGAVILFTRNYENPEQLRALAAEIRSLRQPELLLAVDHEGGRVQRFRTGFTELPPMRRIGDVFSYDPTRGQELARDAGWLLAQELKAAGLDFSFTPVLDRDAGISEVIGDRAFHDRADVIARLGGCLLDGLDEAGMSGVGKHFPGHGGVAADSHEELPVDPRPFAEIEADDIAAFLPLLPQLGGIMPAHVIYPDVDSSPAGFSGIWLNDLLRVRWGFDGALFSDDLGMAGAHFAGSPADRAHAALYAGCDMVLICNDFAAADEILQTLEGRDSNPDTQRRLEAMRARPAAQDPARIEAAQSRLLALADREPTYIT; from the coding sequence ATGCTGGGTATAACGGGGCTGGAACTGACCCCGGAAGATCGCGAGCGCCTGCTGCACCCGGCCACCGGCGCCGTGATCCTGTTCACTCGGAACTACGAGAACCCGGAGCAGCTTCGGGCACTGGCTGCCGAGATCCGTTCCCTGCGGCAACCGGAACTGCTGCTGGCGGTGGATCACGAAGGCGGGAGGGTGCAGCGCTTTCGCACGGGGTTTACCGAATTGCCGCCGATGCGACGCATCGGCGACGTGTTTTCCTACGATCCGACCCGGGGGCAGGAGCTGGCGCGGGATGCCGGATGGCTGCTGGCGCAGGAACTCAAGGCCGCCGGTCTGGACTTCAGCTTCACCCCGGTGCTGGACCGCGACGCGGGTATCAGCGAAGTGATCGGCGACCGCGCGTTCCACGATCGGGCGGACGTGATCGCCCGGCTCGGCGGCTGCCTGCTCGACGGACTCGACGAGGCCGGAATGTCGGGGGTCGGCAAGCATTTTCCGGGGCATGGCGGCGTCGCCGCGGATTCGCACGAGGAGCTGCCGGTGGATCCGCGTCCATTCGCAGAGATCGAGGCCGACGACATCGCGGCCTTTCTGCCGCTGTTGCCGCAACTGGGCGGCATCATGCCGGCACATGTGATCTATCCCGACGTGGATTCGAGTCCCGCGGGTTTCTCGGGGATTTGGCTGAACGACCTGCTGCGGGTGCGCTGGGGCTTCGACGGCGCGCTGTTCAGCGACGATCTGGGGATGGCCGGCGCCCACTTCGCGGGCTCGCCCGCCGACCGCGCCCATGCGGCCCTGTATGCAGGTTGCGACATGGTCCTGATCTGCAACGATTTCGCCGCGGCCGACGAAATCCTGCAGACCCTCGAAGGGCGCGATTCGAACCCCGACACGCAGCGCCGGCTCGAAGCCATGCGTGCCCGGCCGGCGGCACAGGATCCCGCTCGGATCGAGGCCGCGCAGTCCCGGTTGCTGGCGTTGGCCGACCGCGAACCCACCTACATCACCTGA
- a CDS encoding DsrE family protein — translation MADKLLIVMVNTDPRNGSELGAPFFQATVAAAMEYEVEVVLTGRAGELAKKGVAENLYVQEGSSKSVYDFIKDAAEAGVTFKVCTPTLDLWGDDLIPEIEETVGGAYVISEAMDDDTVTFTY, via the coding sequence ATGGCCGACAAACTGCTCATCGTGATGGTCAATACCGATCCCCGCAACGGCTCGGAACTCGGTGCCCCGTTCTTCCAGGCCACCGTCGCCGCAGCCATGGAATACGAGGTCGAGGTGGTGCTGACCGGCCGCGCCGGCGAGCTCGCGAAGAAGGGGGTCGCCGAGAACCTGTATGTGCAGGAGGGCAGCTCGAAGTCGGTCTATGACTTCATCAAGGATGCCGCGGAAGCCGGTGTCACCTTCAAGGTTTGCACCCCGACGCTGGATCTCTGGGGCGACGACCTGATCCCGGAGATCGAAGAGACCGTCGGCGGGGCCTACGTGATCTCCGAGGCGATGGACGACGACACCGTCACCTTCACCTACTGA
- a CDS encoding PNPOx family protein — protein MNDADIHQVAEGLVDSVPGLVIGTDAGQGIALGHLPFTGSLEDGLVVVSSRLAAHYHALAADRPVACLLLEDAADCRQIYARKRLLLHCRPERLNDPAQRAGAFAALEARFGGILNLLEGLADFQAFRLHALSGELVLGFGKAYALRGTGLRTVVQQTGSG, from the coding sequence ATGAACGACGCTGATATCCACCAGGTGGCCGAAGGGCTCGTCGACTCAGTGCCCGGGTTGGTGATCGGAACCGATGCAGGGCAGGGCATCGCGCTCGGCCACCTGCCGTTCACGGGATCGCTGGAGGACGGACTGGTGGTGGTTTCGAGCCGGTTGGCGGCGCATTACCATGCGCTTGCGGCGGACCGCCCGGTCGCCTGCCTGCTGCTCGAGGACGCCGCCGACTGCCGTCAGATCTATGCGCGCAAACGCTTGCTGCTGCACTGCCGTCCCGAACGCCTGAACGATCCCGCGCAGAGGGCCGGCGCATTCGCGGCGCTCGAGGCGCGGTTCGGCGGCATCCTGAACCTGCTCGAGGGGCTGGCGGACTTCCAGGCGTTTCGGCTGCATGCATTGTCCGGAGAACTGGTGCTCGGTTTCGGCAAGGCTTATGCGCTCCGCGGGACCGGGCTGCGCACGGTCGTACAGCAGACCGGCAGCGGCTGA
- the uvrB gene encoding excinuclease ABC subunit UvrB, which yields MILKSDVQDKAEAGQRLEVVSSYQPAGDQPEAIRALVDGIESGLAHQVLLGVTGSGKTFTIANVIEQVQRPTIILAPNKTLAAQLYGEMKEFFPHNTVEYFVSYYDYYQPEAYVPSSDTYIEKDASINDHIEQMRLSATRALLERRDAIIVASVSAIYGLGDPRKYLSMVLHIKRGDRVDQREILRRLAELQYTRNDMELRRATYRVRGEVIDIHPAESEAEAVRIELFDDEVEKLSYFDPLTGEVLRTVPRLTIYPKTHYVTPRETLVAAVDEIREELKQRLDFLRNENRLVEAQRLEQRTVFDMEMILEIGYCSGIENYSRYLSGRAAGEPPPTFFDYLPPDALLVIDESHVSVPQINGMFRGDRSRKETLVEYGFRLPSALDNRPLRFEEFEHLQPQTIYVSATPGPYELEHAGAVVEQVVRPTGLLDPRLEVRPASTQVDDCLSEIRLRLERNERVLITTLTKRMAEDLTDYLSEHGVRVRYLHSDIDTVERMEIIRDLRLGEFDVLVGINLLREGLDMPEVSLVAILDADKEGFLRSERSLIQTIGRAARNVNGMAILYADTVTGSMQRAIEETERRREKQMAHNERHGITPLGIRKAVADILEARADPRQARRGRDRRVAETSPAYADTPDHATREIERLEKEMYEKARNLEFEEAARLRDRIQDLKERAFRPEAALQHTGS from the coding sequence ATGATACTGAAATCAGACGTGCAAGATAAGGCGGAAGCGGGCCAGCGGCTCGAGGTCGTGTCGAGTTACCAGCCGGCCGGCGACCAGCCCGAGGCGATCCGGGCCCTGGTCGACGGGATCGAGTCCGGCCTCGCGCACCAGGTGCTGCTCGGGGTGACCGGCTCGGGCAAGACGTTCACGATCGCGAACGTGATCGAACAGGTGCAGCGGCCGACGATCATCCTCGCGCCGAACAAGACACTGGCGGCCCAACTCTACGGCGAGATGAAGGAGTTCTTCCCGCATAACACGGTGGAATATTTCGTTTCCTATTACGACTATTACCAGCCCGAGGCCTATGTGCCGTCGTCGGACACCTACATCGAGAAGGACGCGTCGATCAACGACCACATCGAGCAGATGCGCCTGTCCGCGACGCGCGCGCTGCTGGAACGGCGCGACGCGATCATCGTCGCCAGCGTATCGGCGATCTACGGCCTGGGCGATCCCCGCAAGTACCTGTCGATGGTGCTGCACATCAAGCGCGGCGACCGGGTGGACCAGCGCGAAATCCTGCGCCGGCTGGCCGAGCTGCAGTACACGCGCAACGACATGGAACTGCGCCGGGCGACCTACCGTGTGCGCGGCGAGGTGATCGACATTCACCCGGCGGAATCGGAGGCCGAGGCGGTGCGCATCGAGCTGTTCGACGACGAGGTCGAAAAGCTCAGTTATTTCGACCCGCTGACCGGAGAAGTCCTGCGCACGGTGCCGCGGTTGACGATTTACCCGAAGACCCACTACGTGACGCCGCGCGAGACCCTGGTTGCGGCGGTGGATGAGATCCGCGAGGAACTCAAGCAACGCCTGGACTTCCTGCGCAACGAGAACCGCCTGGTCGAGGCCCAGCGCCTGGAGCAGCGCACGGTGTTCGACATGGAGATGATCCTCGAGATCGGCTATTGCTCCGGGATCGAGAACTACTCGCGCTACCTTTCCGGCCGTGCCGCCGGCGAGCCGCCACCGACGTTTTTCGACTATCTGCCGCCCGATGCGTTGCTGGTGATCGACGAGTCGCATGTTTCGGTACCGCAGATCAACGGGATGTTCCGCGGCGACCGCTCGCGCAAGGAGACGCTGGTCGAGTACGGCTTCCGGTTGCCGTCGGCGCTGGACAACCGGCCGCTGCGCTTCGAGGAGTTCGAGCACCTGCAGCCGCAGACCATCTACGTCTCCGCGACTCCGGGGCCGTATGAGCTGGAACACGCCGGGGCCGTGGTGGAACAGGTGGTCCGGCCGACCGGCCTGCTGGATCCAAGGCTGGAGGTGCGCCCGGCCAGCACCCAGGTCGACGACTGCCTGTCCGAGATCCGCCTGCGCCTCGAGCGCAACGAGCGGGTGCTGATCACCACCCTGACCAAGCGCATGGCCGAGGATCTGACCGACTACCTGTCCGAGCACGGCGTGCGGGTGCGTTACCTGCACTCGGACATCGATACGGTCGAGCGCATGGAGATCATCCGCGACCTGCGCCTCGGCGAATTCGACGTACTGGTCGGGATCAACCTGCTGCGCGAAGGCCTGGACATGCCCGAGGTCTCGCTGGTTGCGATCCTCGATGCCGACAAGGAGGGCTTTTTGCGTTCGGAGCGCTCGCTGATCCAGACCATCGGGCGCGCGGCGCGCAACGTGAACGGCATGGCGATCCTGTACGCGGACACGGTCACCGGCTCGATGCAGCGGGCAATCGAGGAAACCGAGCGCAGGCGCGAGAAACAGATGGCACACAACGAGCGCCACGGCATCACGCCGCTGGGCATCCGCAAGGCGGTCGCCGACATCCTCGAGGCGCGGGCCGATCCGCGCCAGGCCCGGCGGGGGCGCGACCGTCGCGTGGCCGAGACGTCCCCGGCGTACGCCGACACCCCCGACCATGCCACCCGCGAGATCGAACGCCTGGAGAAGGAGATGTACGAGAAGGCACGCAACCTCGAGTTCGAGGAGGCCGCGCGGCTGCGTGACCGCATCCAGGACCTGAAGGAACGCGCGTTCCGCCCGGAAGCCGCGCTGCAGCATACCGGTTCCTGA
- a CDS encoding pyridoxal phosphate-dependent aminotransferase, producing MDIQLSERVQRIKPSPTLAVSALAAQLRSEGRDIVGLGAGEPDFDTPEHIKQGAIDALARGETKYTAVDGTAALKQAIIAKFERDNGFQFKPNEILVSSGGKQSIFNLAQALLNPGDEVLIPAPYWVSYPDIALLADATPVFITATQESGFRINAEQLRAAITPRSRLIFLNSPSNPTGAAYSADELSALAEVLREHPNLVIATDDMYEHILFGGAKFVNILNVAPDLAPRTVVLNGVSKAYAMTGWRIGYAGGPAKLIGAMKNVQSQSTSNPTSIAQAAAVVALNGDQQCVRDMCVEFEKRARHVVDGLNAIPGVECLMPDGTFYCFPRVTGAMQARGIADDIEFSRRLLDDVGVALVPGSAFGLDGHVRISFATSLAVLDQALERIGRFARGA from the coding sequence TTGGACATCCAACTTTCCGAACGCGTTCAGCGCATCAAGCCCTCCCCTACCCTGGCGGTCAGCGCGCTTGCCGCGCAGCTCAGGTCCGAGGGCCGCGACATCGTCGGTCTCGGTGCCGGGGAGCCCGACTTCGATACCCCGGAGCATATCAAGCAGGGCGCGATCGATGCGCTTGCCCGCGGGGAAACCAAGTACACCGCGGTCGACGGCACCGCCGCGCTGAAGCAGGCGATCATCGCGAAGTTCGAACGCGACAACGGCTTCCAGTTCAAACCGAACGAGATCCTGGTTTCCTCCGGCGGCAAGCAGAGCATCTTCAACCTGGCACAGGCGCTGCTGAACCCGGGCGACGAGGTGCTGATTCCGGCGCCCTACTGGGTCTCCTACCCGGACATCGCGCTGCTCGCGGACGCGACGCCGGTGTTCATCACTGCAACGCAGGAAAGCGGCTTCCGGATCAACGCCGAGCAGCTGCGCGCTGCGATCACGCCGAGATCGCGGCTGATCTTCCTGAACAGCCCATCGAACCCGACGGGTGCGGCCTACAGTGCCGATGAACTCTCGGCGCTGGCCGAGGTGCTGCGCGAACACCCGAACCTCGTGATCGCGACCGACGACATGTACGAGCACATCCTGTTCGGCGGCGCGAAGTTCGTGAACATCCTGAACGTCGCGCCCGACCTGGCGCCGCGCACCGTGGTGCTGAACGGCGTGTCGAAGGCCTACGCGATGACCGGCTGGCGGATCGGCTACGCGGGTGGCCCGGCGAAATTGATCGGCGCGATGAAGAACGTGCAGTCGCAGAGCACCTCCAACCCCACCTCGATCGCGCAGGCGGCTGCGGTCGTGGCTCTCAACGGCGACCAGCAGTGCGTGCGCGACATGTGCGTCGAATTCGAGAAGCGCGCCCGGCATGTCGTCGACGGCCTGAACGCGATCCCCGGTGTCGAATGCCTGATGCCGGACGGCACCTTCTACTGCTTCCCGAGAGTAACCGGCGCGATGCAGGCCCGCGGCATCGCCGACGATATCGAGTTCTCGCGCCGTCTGCTCGACGACGTCGGTGTCGCACTGGTTCCGGGCAGCGCGTTTGGCCTCGACGGCCATGTGCGCATCTCGTTCGCCACCAGCCTCGCCGTGCTCGACCAGGCGCTCGAGCGCATCGGCCGCTTCGCCCGCGGCGCTTGA